Below is a genomic region from Desulfobacter sp..
CCCTCAGTGTAGCTTTTTTTTAATTTTTTTTGAGTAGATCTGTACTGCCAATAGCAAATGCCTCCTACAAGCAATGTCAATAGAGTTAGCATGAATATAGTCTCTCCAATTCCCATAGACGCTTTCATTACTAAAAACGTAATCGCCGCTATCATTAGAATAGTTGTAATTCCATATACCGAGAATACTTTTTGGGCCTTGATTTTTTTCAGCAATCTACAATCATCTTAATATGTTAAATAACCTGAAAATATGATTTCATTCATTTTTCCACCTCTGATTTATAACCCCAAATAACCGGCTCGCCCGATTCATTTGGCTCGTTTTCGCTTTGCTCACACGATCTATCCTTATTCGTTGAAATTTGTATCGGAATAAGGCTTTTATGATAGGTAGCCTTGAACCTTCAGCAACTCGGCTGTGAGAACAGCACCGCCAGCAGCACCACGAATCGTGTTATGGTGCAGTCCTATGAACCGGATATCAAACACATTGCATCTGCGCAACCTACCTACGCTCACCGACATTGCCTTATCAGATTCACGGTCTTTTTGAGGTTGAGGGCGATCCGTTTCCCCACGATAAATGATTGGCCGTTTTGGAGCAAAGGGCAACTCAAGATATTGGGGAGTGGCACGAAACCCACGCCAAATATCCACTATCTCATCAAGTTTTGGTTTAAAATTACCAAACTCCAAACTGACACATGCTGTGTGACCGTGTGTTACTGCAACTCGATTGCAATGAGCTGATATTTTTATGGATGCCCTCTGTGACAATATAAGTGAGACACTTACCCCTTGATAAATTAGTGTAGGGCGGGTAAGGCAATACTTATATGAAACCGATAAAAATGAACCCACTACCAGAGTCCGAAAAACAGGCAGCCCCCAAGGAGGCACCAATGGAAGGAGCCCATAGGGCGACTGGAATTGGAGCCTCCTTGGGGGGACAGAATTCAATCCCTGATCCTGAAGTTCCTGAGAAAAAGCCCCGGCGTAATTTCACTGCTTCTTATAAACTGCGTATTCTCCAAGAGGTTGAAAACTGCAATGAATCCGGAGGCATAGGTAGGACACTTCGAAGAAAGGGCCTCTATTCTTCAAATTTAGCCGATTGGCGCAAAGCCCGGAATAAAGGACTTCTCAACGCCATGGCACCTCGAAAGCGAGGGAGGAAATCCAAAGAGAAGAACCCATTGGCAACAGAGGTCGCCAGACTTCAAAAAGAAAAATCTAAATTAGAGCATAAGTTAAAACAGGCGGAACTCATCATTGAAGCCCAAAAAAAAATTTCTCAGATCCTGGGAATCCAACAAAATCTGGACGACCTCAAAGGAGACGACTGATGAATGCCGCCCTAACGTTAAGTCACGATCTTGGGAAAAAGCCTTCATGTGAGGCTTTCGGTGTCCCTCGCTCATCTTTTTATAGGTTTTATTCTCCGAAAAAACAGGTGAAATCAAAGCGGGGCAGCTCTCCTCTTTCTTTGAATCCTGATGAACAACAAACGGTTTTGGATATTCTTCACTCGGACACGTATCGAGACCAGGCCCCATACCAGGTCTATGCCTCTCTTCTTGATAAAGGAAAATACTATTGCTCCATCAGAACGATGTATCGGCTTCTTCACAAAGAACATGGTTCTGTGCCGGAACGAAGACGGCAGGTAAATCGCCCGAAATATAAAAAACCTGAATTGCTGGCAACAGGACCGAATCAGGTCTGGTCCTGGGATATTACCAAGTTGAAAAGTGTCACAAAATGGACTTATTTCTATCTGTATGTAATCATGGATATTTTCAGCAGGTATGTTGTCGGCTGGATGGTCGCCCATAGGGAACAAACAGCATTGGCCAAAAGGCTTATTGAGAAGTCCTGTGAAAACCAAAATATATTACCCGGTCAGCTTGGACTTCATGCAGATCGGGGAGCCAGTATGAAATCCAAAGGGGTTGCCCAACTTCTTGTCGATTTAGGGGTAACCAAAACCCACAGCAGACCGCACGTCAGCAATGATAACCCTTACTCTGAAGCTCAGTTTAAAACATTGAAATATTGTCCAAAATTTCCAAATCATTTTGGTTCGATCGAGGATACAAGAGCCTTCTGCCAGGATTTCTTTGGATACTACAATAAAGAGCATTACCATTCTGGTATTGGCCTGGTAACCCCGGAACAGTTTCATTATGGCATTGCTAAAGAGATTTATGGGTCTCGCTGTAGAACTTTGAAAGAGGCGTTTATTAAAAACCCAATACGCTTTAAGGGGAAAATCCCTCGGCCACCAGCTTTACCAGAAGCAGCCTGGATCAACAAACCGGAACAGGAAGAGAAGGATAAGATTGGAGCCTAATTTTAGGCATAAAATGTCTCATTGTCATTGACACATTCCGCTGAAAGAAAAGGCACAGATTCAAAACAGTCCTGTTTCAGGTTTTTTAACGCCAACTAATGATTGCCCTCCCTGGAAATTTGACATGCTAACCCACGGTATCAGATCATATACCTGGCTACTCAGTGGCAAAGATTATTTTATAAAAGTATTTAATTCCTTAAAACCTGCCCAACGGCCCAATATTACCATTGAAATCCGATCAGAAACCCTGGGCGCATTCCCATTTTCCCGGTTTTAAAAAGGCCTGTCTTTTAGAGCAAAAAGAATGATATCCTCTGTTACGCTGAAATGAACATAAATGGATTGTGCTAATGAAGAAAGCTGAAGATTGTAATACTGTTGATGAAGTCCTTGCATGCCTCAAAGAACTGGAAGAAGATCCAAATCGCTTGGTTCGTAACGCTAACGAATTAGAACAGATGGAGCAGGAAATCCTTGAGTATACAAATCGGATAAGCGCCTTTTTTTTAAAAAAAAGATCCAGGCCTCAGTAGATTCCTCTGAACAGGTCGACCAAGAAAAAGAATTGATGTCCAATTGGCCGGGACGGATGAAAAGCGAAGGGCTTGAGACCGTTTGGATTCAGCTTTGTACAGATAGTTCGGTTGATATTCATGTTCGATACTATCGAAGGTCCTGTGACCGCCGAAAAGGAAAAAGATATAAAGGTGCATACGCTGGCTTAATCCTTCTTGGAATCCATGATCGCTGCTCGCCTGCTTTGGCTTCTATGGTGAGTTCTTGGTCAGCCTTATTAAGTTCTTTTGAAGAAGTCCGTCAAGTGCTTTGTGACCGTGGGATGACGTTGGGTATAAAGGTCATCCGTAAACTGACCTATCGGTACGCAGAGCGGGCTCGAGCCGAACAACAAGCGGGCCGAATCCCATTAAATGATAGAGATTTACTTGAAGGGCGGCGAGTCGTTATCAGCACTGATGGTGGCCGCACTCGGCTCAGAGAGAAGAAAAGGGGACCAAAAACCCAAAAGGATAGAACCCGATTTCGTGGGGCATGGCGAGAACCCAAGCTTTTGATCATTTATGTAGTGGACGCCCATGGAAAACAAGAAAAAAGCTTTTCACCATTTATTGATGGCTGTTTCAATGGACCGGATGGTGTATTCCACTTGTTAAAGGGTTATTTGAACTCCCTTCATATTCAGAACTCAGACAAAATACTGTTTGTTGCAGATGGGGCACATTGGATTTGGAATCGAATCCCCGGACTGCTAAAAGCATTGGGTTTGGCTCCTGAGCGTGTGTATGAACTTCTCGATTTCTACCATGCAGTTGAGCATCTGGGTACAGTAGCAGGCTTAAGGAAGACCTGGTCATCCAAGGAACGCAAACGCTGGGTATCGAAGCAGCGAGGTCTTCTGCTGAAGGGAAAGGCGATTGAGGTGGTACAGGCCGTCCAGAAGCTTTGTAGAGGCAGAAACAGTAAGGCTATCAAGACGGAACGGGATTATTTTGTGCGCAATGAACTGAGGCTTAATTTCTCAACTGTAAAAGCGTTGAACTTACCTATTGGCAGCGGTGCTATTGAAAGTTCGATTCGGAGAGTCGTGAATTTACGTCTTAAAGGTCCATGCATCTTTTGGTATCGGGAGAATGCAGAAAAAATGATTATGCTGCGATCATTTTATAAAGCAGGGCGTTGGAACTGCCTGAAGCAGATGGCAAACATGCACAATCCAGTGCCAGCAGTATAACCGGGAAAATGGGAATGCGCCCGAAACCCTTTGTGCAAACGGGCCAATTCGCTCGGTAGAATATATCTTTGATGTGCTTGAAGGTGTGGGCATTGATATTCTTGAGGTAAAAACAAGCCGGATTGATCTTTGTCTGGACGTCCTTTTAGATTCAAAATTATGGACACCGGCTTTAAAAGATTAAACTTCAACAACAGCCAAATTAAAACATACCTGGGATTATGGATTTGATTTTACCGGCCTCACCATTGGCAAATGGCCATATCAGCGCCCGCCTATATGACAAGGTAAAAGAAATCAGTCAAAAATCAAAAAAGTTCTGGATGTATGGTATCTGGGGAATCCCCGAAAATTCCCTCCCGGAAAACAAACGGATTATCCGGGTAGAGTTCCAGCTCAAAAGAGAAGTCATTAAACAACTGATCAATTGCGAAATTTTCATCACTCTTGAATACCTTGATCAAATTTGGGCCTATTGCTCCCAAGACTGGTTAAAATTCTAAGACAACCCAGGAGAACATCATTCAAAACGAAATACTTTTGATTGGTGGGTTACAATTCAAAATGGATTTATGGGTATTCAGTCCCCTACCCCTTTTGTACGAACCAAGGCCAGAAAACAGGATAAAAAACAGCTCTGCGCACAGATCTACGGCCTTTTAACATCGCTTCATGCTATTTCCCTGGAAGAACAAAAGGCCCAAGACAATATCCCTGCTGACCATGACAGTATTTTATTCAATTATATAGATACACTCAGAACGGCAAAAGATGAAAAGCTCTCTATCCCGGAAATCGTTACAAGGGATACAGAAAAAAAACGGGCCAGGTATCACAACATCAAATGACCGACAAAAAGGGCTTGCACGAGATCCGTAGGAGGCTACTGCCCCTCGGATCTCGGTGACCCCTTTTTGCCAGGTCTTTTTATTTTGTGGATAAGTAGAGAACCTATAACGATCACGCCTAATGATTATGAAACCCGAATTTGTTGACATACAAGACCAAACCAAGATAATGACAGTAGAAAAGGTCGCTCATTATCTTCATAAAAGCAATAGCTGGGTTTATAAAAACTGGAAGATCCTGGGCGGAAGGAAACTCGGAGGTTCTCTATTTTTTCCAAATAAGGAGGATCTCTATGAGTGTATATTTAAGACAGAAAAAAGGATGGAGGTACGATTTCACCCGAAAAGGGATTCGGTTTACCGAGTCGGGTTTCAAAACCAAACGGGAAGCAAAGCAAGCCGAAGCGCAAAAACGGGAAAAACTGGACAGCCCGATAATTCAAAAGGATGGGCAGACAATCCCAACCGACATGGCATTCTTGGATCTGGTCAATAAACGGCTGGATTATATGCAGGCATATAATTCCCAACGCCATTACCAAGACCATACCTATCTTGCCAGACGCTGGGTAAAACAATGGGGGAAATTTCATTGCAGTCAAATCAGCCTGGAAATGGTTGAACACTATCTTTTGAAACGGAAACGGGCAACATCGGGGATTACAGCAAATAAGGATCTCAGAAATTTAAGAGCATTATTTAATTTTGGTCTGCATCCCAAACGCAAATGGATACAAGCCAACCCTACAACAGGCATTGATTTTTTCCCTGTTGAAAAACGAATTAGATATGTTCCCCCCAAAGAAGATGTTTTAAAGGTCATCTTGGCAGCCGATAAGGACACCCAGGATTATTTATGGACTATCTTTCATACCATGGGCAGAATGACTGAGATTAACCGCCTGACCTGGCAGGATATCAATTTTGAAGAGCAATGCCTTATCCTGTATACCAGAAAGAAAAAAGGCGGTCACTTAACGCCCCGTAAAGTACCCATGACCGAAAAGCTATTTGATGTTTTATCCTATCGGTACAAGTCTCGTGATAAAAGGAAACCCTGGGTATTCTGGCACCGGTATTGGAGTAGAAAAGCCAAAGAATGGATAGAAGGCCCTTTCATTGATCGCAAGTCCATAATGAAAAGCCTTTGCAAAAAAGCCGGTGTTAAATATTTCAGGTATCATGCCTTGCGACACTGCGGTGCTTCACTGCTCGATAATGCCAATGTCCCGATTGGGTCAATTCAAAGGTTTCTGGGTCATGAGAACAGACAGACCACGGAAATTTACCTTCATTCAATTGGTAACTCGGAAAGGGAACAGATTAGAGTGTTAGACATGGATTATGAAAAAGTCTCACCCCAA
It encodes:
- a CDS encoding IS3 family transposase (programmed frameshift), translating into MEGAHRATGIGASLGGQNSIPDPEVPEKKPRRNFTASYKLRILQEVENCNESGGIGRTLRRKGLYSSNLADWRKARNKGLLNAMAPRKRGRKSKEKNPLATEVARLQKEKSKLEHKLKQAELIIEAQKKNFSDPGNPTKSGRPQRRRLMNAALTLSHDLGKKPSCEAFGVPRSSFYRFYSPKKQVKSKRGSSPLSLNPDEQQTVLDILHSDTYRDQAPYQVYASLLDKGKYYCSIRTMYRLLHKEHGSVPERRRQVNRPKYKKPELLATGPNQVWSWDITKLKSVTKWTYFYLYVIMDIFSRYVVGWMVAHREQTALAKRLIEKSCENQNILPGQLGLHADRGASMKSKGVAQLLVDLGVTKTHSRPHVSNDNPYSEAQFKTLKYCPKFPNHFGSIEDTRAFCQDFFGYYNKEHYHSGIGLVTPEQFHYGIAKEIYGSRCRTLKEAFIKNPIRFKGKIPRPPALPEAAWINKPEQEEKDKIGA
- a CDS encoding site-specific integrase encodes the protein MSVYLRQKKGWRYDFTRKGIRFTESGFKTKREAKQAEAQKREKLDSPIIQKDGQTIPTDMAFLDLVNKRLDYMQAYNSQRHYQDHTYLARRWVKQWGKFHCSQISLEMVEHYLLKRKRATSGITANKDLRNLRALFNFGLHPKRKWIQANPTTGIDFFPVEKRIRYVPPKEDVLKVILAADKDTQDYLWTIFHTMGRMTEINRLTWQDINFEEQCLILYTRKKKGGHLTPRKVPMTEKLFDVLSYRYKSRDKRKPWVFWHRYWSRKAKEWIEGPFIDRKSIMKSLCKKAGVKYFRYHALRHCGASLLDNANVPIGSIQRFLGHENRQTTEIYLHSIGNSEREQIRVLDMDYEKVSPQIKKLLG